ACGCCGAACTCCTCGGGACGATTCCGGGCACGACGCAGATCGTCATCAACGGCCCGCCGTCGGCCGCGAAGGCGATCCGGTCGTGGCCGTACGTCGCGTCCGTCGAGGGCTATGCGATCCCTGAAGGCCGCTCGAACGGGCCGATGTTCCCCGTGGGCACGTCGTTCAACCGCGACACCTACGGCCCGCTCGCCGTCCCCGCGGCGGGGCAGACCGTCCGGCTCACGTCCGAGACGTGGCCCGCGCTCGAAGACGTCATCACGCGCTACGAAGGCCACCGCGCCGAGGCACTGCCGAACGGGACATTCCGCATCGACGGCGAGATCACCAACACGTATACCTTCGCGCAGGACTACTACTTCGCGATGGGCGACAACCGCGACAACTCGCAGGATAGCCGGTTCTGGGGCTTCGTCCCGCACGACCACCTCGTCGGCAAGGCCGTGCTGATCTTCTTCTCGCTCGACATGGAGGACCGGCTCTTCGGCCTCCTCCCGACGCCGCGCCTCCGCGGCCTCCAACCGATCCGCTAGGCAGCAGGCCGCGCTCGTCGGCGCGAAACGCTGGGGGGCGTGCGTTATGCGGAGACACGAACCCGCCGCACTCTTGGTCGACGCCACACCACCGCCGCTTGCTGCCGAGCCCACCCCGGCGACGCCCCCTGAACGGCCGAGCCGGCTCCGGCCGTGGGTGATCGTCGTGGCGGCCGCGCTCGTGGCGGCGCTCGGCATCCGGCTCTTCGCGGCCGAGGCCTTCCGCATCCCCACGGCGTCGATGGAGCGGAACCTCCTCGTCGGCGACTTCCTGCTCGTCTCGAAGTTGCACTACGGCCCGCGCACGCCCGTTACGGTCGGGCTCCCGTTCACGGATCGCTACGTGCGCGGGCTCACGCTCCCTTCGGTCCGGCTACCTGGCTTCGCCGAGGTCGAGCGCGGCGACGTCGTCGTGTTCAACCACCCGACAGAGCATGGGCCGGTGGACCGGCGGACGCACTTCATCAAGCGCGTCGTCGGGCTGCCGGGCGACACGGTCGCCGTCGTCGAGAAAGACGTGCGCGTCAACGGGGAGCCGCTCCCGCTCGGGCCGGAGATGCAGTTCGACTGGCTCGTCGCGCTCGATCGGTCCGTTCCGTTCTCGCTCGGCGCGTTCCGCGAGCTCGGCGTGCGGTCGCCCGCCGCGCGCGAGGGGGACGGCATGTGGCGCGTGCGGATGACACTGCCCGAAGCCGAGACGGTCGCGACGTGGCCGGCGGTGGTGGACGTTCGGCCGGCCGTCGCAACGCGGACGGAGATGCTGTTCCCGTTCGGCACCCGGCAGACGCTCGACGACTACGGCCCCGTCGTCGTCCCGAAGCGGGGCCAGACGGTCCGGCTCGACGCGGCGACGTGGCCCGCCGTCCGCGACGTGGTCGAGCGCTACGAGGGCCACGCTGCGCGCCGCTTCGCCGATGGTCGCTACGAGATCGACGGCGCGATCACCGACACGTACACCTTCGAGCAGGACTACTACTTCGTCCTCGGCGACAACCGCGACGACTCCTCCGACAGCCGGCGCTGGGGCTTCGTCCCGCACAGCCATCTCGTCGGGAAAGCCGTGCTCGTCTACTTCTCGTGGGACGCCGCCGAGGGGCGTCCGCGCTTCGGCCGGCTCTTCCGGCCGATCCGATAGCGCGGTAGAAACAAGCGGCGGGAGGGCGGATTCAACCGGGACCCCTCTCACCCTTTTCGCTGCCCATGCGCGGATCGCTCTCCATCGGTCGGATCGCCGGGATCGACCTCTTTTTGCACTGGACGTTCGTGCTGCTCCTCGCGGGCGCGTTCGTGTTCTACCTCTTCAGCGGGAGCACGCTCGCGATTGCCTTCGCTGGGCTCGGCCTGATCCTCGCCGTGTTCGCGTGCGTCGTCCTACACGAGCTCGGCCACGCGCTCATGGCCCGCCGCTTCGACGTGCCGACGCGCGACATCACGCTCTACCCGATCGGCGGTGTCGCCCGGCTCCAGCGGATTCCCGACGAGCCGAAGCTGGAACTGTTCGTCGCGGGGGCCGGGCCGGCCGTCAACGTGGTGATCGCCCTCGTGCTCCTCGTCGCGCTCGTCGCCACGGGGCAGCCGCTCGCGCCGGGACCGGGGCTGGCCGCGCCGGCGGAGCGGTTTCTCCAGAACATGATGTGGATCAACGCGGTCCTCGTCGTCTTCAACCTGCTGCCGGCGTTCCCGATGGACGGCGGGCGCGTCCTCCGCGCCCTCCTCGCGTTTCGGCTCGACTACGTCCGCGCGACGCAGATCGCGGCGGGCGTCGGGCAGGCGATGGCGTTCGTGTTCGGGCTCGTCGCCATCTTCGGCGGGTTCAACCCGTTCCTGCTCATCATCGCGCTCTTCGTCTACTTCGGCGCGCAGCAGGAGGCCAGCTTCGCGATGATGCGGACGGCGATCGAGGGCTTGCCCGTGCGACAGGCGATGATCACGCAGTTCAACCCGCTCCACCCGTGGGACATGCTCGACGAGGCCGTCCGCCTGCTCCTCGCCGGGGCCGAGCAGGACTTCGCCGTCGTGGACGACGGGAAGGTCGTCGGTGTGCTGACGCGGAAGCGGCTGATGCAGGCGCTCGCCGAGGGCGAGCGTTCCGTCCGCGTGCAGCAGGTGATGGAGAAGGCGTGCCGCCCGGTCGGGGAAGGGGAGATGCTCGACGGCGCGTTCCGCCGGATGCAGGAGGAGGAGTGCGCGCTCCTGCCCGTCATGCGCGACGGCCGGCTCGTCGGCCTGCTCACGGCGGAGAACGTCGGCGAGCTCGTCATGGTGGCGTCGTCGCTGCGAAAGAAAACGGGCGGCTCCGACCTCCGCGGCCTGCTCGCGTCGATGCGCTCGGGCTGACGTCCGCCCGGCTACCCGTAGGGGCAGAGCCACGTGTCTGCCCCTGTGTCTGCCAATCCCAACCAGGGCGACCACACGGGGTCGCCCCTACGAGGGGTCGCGAGACGGGAGACGGTCGTACGGCCCGTGATGCCGGCAGCCGCTATCTTCCTCGTCATTCGTCTCTCGAAACTCGTCGCTCCCATGATCCACCCCGAAGTCGCTGCCCTCGACCGCCGCTTCACCGCCGACACGTACCGCGCCCGCCGCGACCACCTCCGCGACACGCTCGGCGGCGGGCTCGTCCTCCTGCCCGGCACGGCGACGGTGTGGCGGAACGCGGACAACCCGCACCCCTTCCGGCAGAGCTCGCACGTCCTCTACTACGCCGGCATCGCCCGCCCCGGTCTGTTCCTCCTGCTCGACGCCGACGCGGGGACCGACACCCTCTTCGGCCCGCCCGACGACTTCGACGACCTCGTCTGGCACGGCCCACACCCGTCCCGCGAAGACCTCGCCGCCGAGGCCGGTATCGCAGACGTGCGCGACGTGGACGAACTGAAGGCGGTGCTCGCCGAGGCGAAGCGGCAGGGGCGGACGGTCCACTACCCGCCGGCGTTCATGCCCGGTACGCTCGTCGCGCTCGCCCGGCTGCTCGGCGAGTCGGTGGACGCCGTGGAGGCGGGGGCGTCGGAGGCGTTGATGCGCGCGGTCGGCGAGCAGCGGGCGGTGAAGTCGGACGCCGAAATCGCGGAGATCGAAGCCGCCGTCGCCGTCTCGGCCGAGATGTATGCCGTGGCGATGCGGATGACGCGGCCGGGCCTGCGCGAGGTCGACGTCCGCGCGGCGATGGTACACGTCGCCCTCCAGCGCGGCCTCGAGATGTCGTTCGAGCCGATCACGTCGGTGCGTGGCGAGGTGCTCCACAACCACGCCAGCGGGAACACCCTCCGCGACGGCCAGCTGTTTCTGCTCGACTCGGGCGTGGAGACGCCCGAGGGCTACGCCTCCGACATCACGCGGACGATCCCCGTCAGCGGCCGGTTCAGCGACGAGCAGCGGGCGATCTACGAGATCGTGCTCCGCGCCGAAGAGGACGCCATCGCCGCCGTTCGGCCCGGCGTCAACTTCCGCGACCTCCACCTCGCCGCTGCCCGCACGATCGCCGACGGGCTGAAAGGGGTTGGGCTGATGCGGGGCGATGTGGACGACGCCGTCGAGGCCGGGGCGCACGCACTGTTCTTCCCGCACGGCCTCGGCCACCCCATCGGGCTCGACACCCACGACGTGCAGGACCTCGGCGACACCTACGCCTATCCTGCCGACCGGCCGCGCAGCGATCAGTTCGGGCTCGGCTTCCTCCGCTTCGCCCGCGACCTCGCCCCCGGCCACGTCATGACGATCGAGCCCGGCTGCTACTTCATCCCGCCGCTCATCGACCGGTGGCGCAGCGAGGGCCGCCACACCGCGTTCATCGACTACGACGCCGTCGACCGCTTCCGCGACTTCGGCGGGATTCGGATCGAGGACGACGTGCTGTGCACCGACGACGGGCCCCGCGTCCTCGGTCCCGGCATCCCGAAGTCGGTGGGGGACGTGGAGACGGCGATGGCCGAGCCGGGATAAGGCCGGCGCGGAACATCGCGGGGCGTCCTGCGGTGCCAAACAGCCCATTGTATCGCTTCGACCATGCCTCCGATTCCCGACTATTACAAGACCCTCGGCGTCGGCGAAGACGCCTCGCAGGCCGAGATCAAAAAGGCCTACCGCAAGCTCGCCCGCGATCATCACCCCGACCGGAACCCCGACAATCCGGACGCCGAGGAGCGCTTCAAAAAGATTCAGGAGGCGTACGACACCCTCGGCGACGAGGCCAAGCGGAAGCAGTTCGACCAGATGCGCCGCGACCCCTTCGCCGGGCGCGACTTCCGCGGCTTCGGCGGCGGCGATCCGTCGGGCGGCCGGTTCTACCGCACGCCGGACGGCACGTACGTCCGCGTCGAGTCGACGGGCTTCGGGCCGGACGAGGGGTACCAGTTCGCCGACGAAGGCCCGAGCGGGCTCGGCGGCCTCGGCGACCTCTTCGGGCAGTTCTTCGGCGGCGGCGGAGGACGTGGGCCGGCGGGAGCAGCTTCGGGCCAGCGCCGGCCGCCGCGCGAAGCGCCGCGCGGTGGCGACATCGAAACGCGGCTTTCGATCTCGTTCGACGAGGCGCTTAACGGAGGCAAAACCGAAGTCAGCCTGCCTGACGGCGAGAAGGTCCGCATCACGATTCCGAAAGGCGTTGAGGACGGGCGGAAGGTGCGCCTGCGCGGACGCGGCCAACCCGGCCCGACGGGCCAGCGCGGCGACCTGTACCTCACGTTCGAGGTGAAGCCCAGCCCTCGCTTCCGCCGCGAGGGCAACGACCTCACGACGACCGAGACCATCAACGTCGCCGAAGCCATGCTCGGCACGACGCGGGCGATCACGACGGCGTACGGCAGCACGGTCAAGGTCACGATCCCGCCCGGCACGCAGCCCGGCGAGCGGCTCCGCCTCCGTGGGCAGGGCGTCAAGAGCGACGACGGCGCGGGCGCGCTCTACGTCGAGATCGCCGTCACGGTCCCGTCATCGCTGTCGGACGAGGCGAGGCTGCGGGCGTGGGCCGAGGCGGAGGGACTGTTGGAGCCGGCCGCGTCCCCGTCGTAACGGGGCACCAGAGGACGAGCCGGGGACCGTGCGGATCGAGCACGGCATCGGGGAATGCCCTCTCCGAACGGGGGCGCTGCTTTACTTTGCGGGCCTTCCGCTCCTCGACCCTTCCTCCGCATGCGCGTCGGCCTTCCCTTCGTTTTCGCGGTGCTCCTCACGTTCGCCTTTCCTGCCGATGGGTGGGCGCAGTCGGCGGCCGTGCGCGGCTTCGTGACCGACAGCGAGGACGGCGTGGCGCTCCCGGGAGCAACCGTCGTCCTCGACCCGCTCGGGACCGAGGAGCGGCCGTCGTTCGGGACGGCCACCGACGGCGACGGACTGTACGTGCTCGCGCGTTTCCCATCCGGTCGCTACCGCCTCCGCGTCTCGTTCGTGGGGTACGAATCCCACGTCGACACCCTCGCCTTCGCATCCGGCGAGATCCGGTTCGTCGACGTCGCGCTCCGCCCGTCCGACGCGCTCCTCGGCGAGCTCGTGGTGGAGGGCGAACGCGCCGAGGACACCGACCTCAAAGCCGGCCTCCGCTCCATCGACGCCGCCGACATCGAGCGCGTCCCGACGCCGGGCGTCGCGGGCGACCTCGCGGCGTACCTCACGACCGTGCCGGGCGTCGTCGCGACAGGGGAGAGCGGGGGGCAGCTCTTCATCCGAGGCGGCGAGCCCAGCCAGAACCTCGTGCTCCTCGACGGGATTCCGCTCTACCAGCCGTTCCACGTCCTCGGCTTCTACTCCGCTTTCCCCGCCGAAATTGTGAGCCGCGCCGACCTTTACGCGGGAGGGTTCGGCGGCCGGTTCGGCGGGCACCTGTCGTCGGTGCTCGACGTGTCGTCGCGGAACGGGAGCCTGCGCCGGCCGGCCGCGTCGGCGAGCGCGGCACCGTTCGTGAGCGGGCT
This window of the Rhodothermales bacterium genome carries:
- the lepB gene encoding signal peptidase I, translated to MVDATPPPLAAEPTPATPPERPSRLRPWVIVVAAALVAALGIRLFAAEAFRIPTASMERNLLVGDFLLVSKLHYGPRTPVTVGLPFTDRYVRGLTLPSVRLPGFAEVERGDVVVFNHPTEHGPVDRRTHFIKRVVGLPGDTVAVVEKDVRVNGEPLPLGPEMQFDWLVALDRSVPFSLGAFRELGVRSPAAREGDGMWRVRMTLPEAETVATWPAVVDVRPAVATRTEMLFPFGTRQTLDDYGPVVVPKRGQTVRLDAATWPAVRDVVERYEGHAARRFADGRYEIDGAITDTYTFEQDYYFVLGDNRDDSSDSRRWGFVPHSHLVGKAVLVYFSWDAAEGRPRFGRLFRPIR
- a CDS encoding site-2 protease family protein, which encodes MRGSLSIGRIAGIDLFLHWTFVLLLAGAFVFYLFSGSTLAIAFAGLGLILAVFACVVLHELGHALMARRFDVPTRDITLYPIGGVARLQRIPDEPKLELFVAGAGPAVNVVIALVLLVALVATGQPLAPGPGLAAPAERFLQNMMWINAVLVVFNLLPAFPMDGGRVLRALLAFRLDYVRATQIAAGVGQAMAFVFGLVAIFGGFNPFLLIIALFVYFGAQQEASFAMMRTAIEGLPVRQAMITQFNPLHPWDMLDEAVRLLLAGAEQDFAVVDDGKVVGVLTRKRLMQALAEGERSVRVQQVMEKACRPVGEGEMLDGAFRRMQEEECALLPVMRDGRLVGLLTAENVGELVMVASSLRKKTGGSDLRGLLASMRSG
- a CDS encoding aminopeptidase P family protein gives rise to the protein MIHPEVAALDRRFTADTYRARRDHLRDTLGGGLVLLPGTATVWRNADNPHPFRQSSHVLYYAGIARPGLFLLLDADAGTDTLFGPPDDFDDLVWHGPHPSREDLAAEAGIADVRDVDELKAVLAEAKRQGRTVHYPPAFMPGTLVALARLLGESVDAVEAGASEALMRAVGEQRAVKSDAEIAEIEAAVAVSAEMYAVAMRMTRPGLREVDVRAAMVHVALQRGLEMSFEPITSVRGEVLHNHASGNTLRDGQLFLLDSGVETPEGYASDITRTIPVSGRFSDEQRAIYEIVLRAEEDAIAAVRPGVNFRDLHLAAARTIADGLKGVGLMRGDVDDAVEAGAHALFFPHGLGHPIGLDTHDVQDLGDTYAYPADRPRSDQFGLGFLRFARDLAPGHVMTIEPGCYFIPPLIDRWRSEGRHTAFIDYDAVDRFRDFGGIRIEDDVLCTDDGPRVLGPGIPKSVGDVETAMAEPG
- a CDS encoding J domain-containing protein — its product is MPPIPDYYKTLGVGEDASQAEIKKAYRKLARDHHPDRNPDNPDAEERFKKIQEAYDTLGDEAKRKQFDQMRRDPFAGRDFRGFGGGDPSGGRFYRTPDGTYVRVESTGFGPDEGYQFADEGPSGLGGLGDLFGQFFGGGGGRGPAGAASGQRRPPREAPRGGDIETRLSISFDEALNGGKTEVSLPDGEKVRITIPKGVEDGRKVRLRGRGQPGPTGQRGDLYLTFEVKPSPRFRREGNDLTTTETINVAEAMLGTTRAITTAYGSTVKVTIPPGTQPGERLRLRGQGVKSDDGAGALYVEIAVTVPSSLSDEARLRAWAEAEGLLEPAASPS